The following proteins are encoded in a genomic region of Desulfosporosinus youngiae DSM 17734:
- a CDS encoding helix-turn-helix domain-containing protein — protein sequence MYEKYLSERIAKLRTMKKVSARDMSLSIGQNENYINHIENGKSMPSMQVFFYICEYFNISPKEFFDEGTSNPPLIKAVIDDLNRLDEKQITNIHELIKGLKK from the coding sequence ATGTATGAGAAATATTTATCCGAGCGAATTGCAAAACTGAGAACAATGAAAAAAGTTTCCGCTCGTGATATGAGTCTTTCCATTGGACAAAATGAGAATTATATTAATCATATTGAGAATGGGAAATCCATGCCCTCTATGCAAGTATTCTTTTATATCTGTGAGTACTTCAACATCTCCCCTAAGGAATTCTTTGATGAGGGGACAAGCAATCCTCCTTTAATAAAAGCGGTCATTGACGACTTAAATCGATTGGACGAAAAGCAAATAACGAACATTCACGAGCTAATCAAAGGGTTAAAAAAGTAG
- a CDS encoding sporulation initiation factor Spo0A C-terminal domain-containing protein, producing the protein MNMRNIYRKIAKEHGVTVAEVKREMQAAIDHVYKKIDKSESEKIIQESISSKAGIPTTEEFIKSLAHKIKR; encoded by the coding sequence ATGAATATGAGAAATATATATCGAAAAATTGCCAAAGAGCATGGCGTAACTGTTGCTGAAGTTAAAAGAGAAATGCAAGCGGCTATTGACCATGTCTACAAAAAAATTGATAAATCAGAGAGTGAAAAGATTATTCAGGAAAGTATATCGAGTAAGGCTGGAATCCCTACTACAGAAGAGTTTATAAAATCATTAGCCCATAAAATAAAAAGATAG
- the hydA gene encoding dihydropyrimidinase, with the protein MLIQNGTIITDKSSIKADLRIKDGIITEIAANLIPESNEEIVNAGGMLVMPGGIDVHTHMDLDVGIARATDDFYTGTVAAACGGTTTIVDHLAFGPEGCSIRHQLDHYHTLAEGKAVIDYSFHGVIGHVDDAILKEVEELVGEGITSHKFYLTYGQKLTDREFFLLMRKAKELGIMLTVHPENHDMVGCLKELLIEQGKTSPIYHAVSHPVESEAEAINRLILFAHVADDAPLYIVHLSCEMGLDYIRQARQRGQKNLFAETCPQYLVLDESRYREPGDAGLKYIMSPPLRTTKDNQALWLGLQDGSIQTVATDHCPFFLKGEKQLGKDNFAKTPNGAPGVEPRMALLFSEGVSAGRIDAQRYVEITSTNPAKLFGLYPRKGTLEKGSDGDILIVDPSVELTLTHGMLHENVDYTPYEGISLRGYPYMTISRGKIVAKEGCFLGEKGSGKFIKRNLPILRNIR; encoded by the coding sequence TTGCTAATCCAAAATGGAACCATTATTACAGACAAATCTTCAATAAAAGCTGATTTGCGAATTAAGGACGGCATTATTACAGAAATAGCAGCCAATCTTATACCGGAAAGCAACGAGGAAATTGTTAACGCCGGGGGCATGCTGGTCATGCCCGGCGGAATTGATGTGCACACGCACATGGATTTAGATGTGGGAATCGCACGGGCTACCGATGATTTTTATACCGGAACAGTGGCGGCCGCATGCGGCGGCACCACAACCATTGTTGACCACTTGGCCTTTGGCCCTGAAGGCTGCAGTATCCGGCATCAATTGGACCATTATCACACCCTTGCCGAAGGTAAAGCGGTCATTGACTATTCATTCCATGGGGTCATTGGACATGTGGATGACGCTATTTTGAAGGAAGTAGAGGAGCTTGTTGGCGAAGGGATTACCAGCCACAAGTTTTACCTTACCTACGGGCAGAAACTAACGGACCGGGAATTTTTCCTGCTCATGAGAAAAGCAAAAGAATTGGGAATTATGCTGACGGTTCATCCTGAAAACCATGATATGGTGGGTTGTCTGAAAGAGTTATTAATCGAACAGGGAAAAACTTCACCAATCTACCATGCGGTAAGCCATCCGGTAGAAAGTGAGGCGGAAGCAATAAACCGTCTGATTCTTTTTGCTCATGTGGCGGACGACGCGCCGCTGTACATTGTACATTTGTCTTGTGAAATGGGCTTGGATTATATCCGTCAGGCACGGCAGAGGGGGCAGAAAAACCTTTTTGCCGAAACCTGCCCTCAATATCTAGTCTTAGATGAAAGCCGCTACCGCGAACCCGGCGATGCCGGTCTGAAATATATTATGAGTCCCCCGCTCCGCACGACGAAGGACAACCAGGCTCTGTGGCTGGGTCTGCAGGATGGCAGCATTCAAACCGTTGCAACGGACCACTGCCCATTTTTCCTGAAAGGTGAAAAACAATTAGGAAAGGACAATTTTGCCAAGACACCTAACGGGGCACCTGGAGTCGAGCCGCGCATGGCACTTTTGTTCTCGGAAGGTGTGTCGGCGGGAAGAATTGATGCGCAGCGCTATGTAGAGATCACGTCAACAAATCCGGCGAAATTATTCGGGTTATATCCCCGTAAAGGAACCTTGGAAAAAGGCAGTGACGGCGATATTTTGATTGTTGATCCCTCAGTCGAACTGACTCTTACCCACGGCATGCTGCATGAAAATGTTGATTATACCCCTTATGAGGGTATCTCTCTACGAGGCTATCCATATATGACAATATCCCGTGGAAAAATCGTCGCCAAGGAAGGATGCTTTTTAGGGGAAAAAGGATCGGGAAAATTCATCAAACGAAACCTGCCTATACTCAGAAATATAAGATAG
- a CDS encoding molybdopterin molybdotransferase MoeA — protein MEKSVIIPPKPCTEVCNDCSCHCVKKIVPVPTVDEALELWLGKIPLRGEKAECIPLAQGLGRVLAEDVFAKVGVPVATCAAHDGIAIHFEKSKAAFETGRRILQPGDFHHCPMGSALPEEFDSIVHGEQCKINSDGTATLLELPVQYQSVKIKGTYVGQGEQLAGAGEKLSPSHLALMQYTGHTLVSVKCRPKISIIPIGDDLVPPGTVPAAGQCIESDSVYIQAIAAQCGVQSTVFPIVADGGEAIEAAIQKALPGCDILVVIGGVGKGEANYEDYTLEAVRKMGQIACHGVQLSPGGKNLLLAQIEGKPLLGIPGPPHAAIIMTEYFLPPVIEWYMGCLLYERPVIEAVLEDDFPPRGGGSSIWEPRVHVRGTPGGYSAGLVGRMDETVENFIGANASVSVTGDLDQYRKGRRIKAKLLVNERTIPSNT, from the coding sequence ATGGAAAAAAGTGTAATCATACCACCCAAACCCTGCACAGAGGTATGCAACGACTGCTCCTGTCATTGCGTAAAAAAGATCGTTCCTGTGCCTACGGTAGACGAAGCACTGGAACTTTGGCTGGGGAAAATACCCCTGCGCGGAGAGAAGGCGGAGTGCATCCCTCTGGCGCAGGGATTGGGCCGGGTGCTGGCCGAAGATGTTTTCGCCAAAGTGGGTGTACCAGTGGCCACTTGCGCCGCGCATGATGGTATTGCGATCCATTTTGAAAAGAGCAAAGCTGCCTTTGAGACGGGAAGGCGAATTTTACAGCCCGGGGATTTTCACCACTGCCCCATGGGGTCCGCCCTACCGGAGGAATTTGACTCTATTGTCCATGGAGAGCAGTGCAAAATCAACTCCGACGGAACGGCCACCTTGCTGGAACTTCCGGTGCAGTATCAAAGTGTCAAAATCAAGGGTACCTATGTGGGGCAGGGGGAACAACTGGCCGGTGCCGGCGAAAAGCTGTCCCCCTCTCATCTGGCCCTCATGCAGTACACCGGCCACACCTTGGTTTCCGTGAAATGCCGGCCTAAAATTTCCATTATTCCCATAGGGGATGATCTGGTGCCGCCGGGCACCGTACCTGCGGCGGGTCAGTGCATTGAGAGTGACAGCGTCTATATCCAAGCCATCGCTGCCCAGTGCGGCGTCCAAAGCACGGTTTTCCCCATTGTGGCCGATGGGGGAGAAGCTATCGAGGCGGCCATTCAAAAGGCGCTGCCGGGCTGCGACATTTTAGTGGTAATCGGGGGCGTTGGTAAAGGGGAAGCCAACTACGAAGACTACACTCTTGAGGCCGTACGGAAAATGGGACAAATTGCCTGTCATGGGGTGCAGCTTAGTCCCGGCGGCAAAAATCTGCTCTTGGCACAAATTGAGGGGAAACCGCTGCTGGGCATTCCCGGCCCGCCTCACGCTGCTATCATTATGACGGAATATTTCCTGCCGCCGGTTATTGAATGGTACATGGGCTGCCTTTTGTATGAACGGCCGGTGATAGAGGCGGTTTTGGAGGATGATTTTCCCCCGCGGGGCGGCGGGTCCAGTATTTGGGAGCCGCGCGTTCATGTGCGCGGGACCCCTGGCGGATACAGCGCAGGGCTGGTAGGACGTATGGACGAGACGGTTGAAAACTTTATCGGGGCCAATGCCTCGGTCTCCGTTACAGGCGATCTGGATCAGTACCGGAAAGGCAGGAGGATCAAAGCTAAATTGCTTGTCAATGAGCGGACGATTCCTTCTAATACTTAG
- a CDS encoding FecCD family ABC transporter permease, with the protein MIGKRVEPKKQAKQPLILLGMGVVLFLIIVFSFTLGRYTLSLQEVITTFFSPITGSTVDVTLKNVVFQARLPRILVAVLIGSGLSVAGAAYQGIFRNPMVSPDLLGASAGAGFGAAVAILFSFSYFEIQVTSFFFGIIAVFLSFGISSVISRDSNNVLSLVLTGMVVSSLFQAFISLIKYLADPNNTLPAITFWLMGGLSSVVVSKIPLLLVPILIGGIPLFLLRWRINTLSFGDEEARMLGINPKRLRIIIILCATMITAACVATGGMISWVGLVIPHLARMIVGPNYKRLIPASCLLGGAFLLVVDDIARSLITSEIPLSILTSVIGAPFFLYLLLRGRKGWL; encoded by the coding sequence TTGATAGGTAAGCGTGTGGAGCCCAAAAAGCAGGCCAAGCAGCCGCTGATTTTGCTGGGTATGGGCGTCGTCTTGTTCCTTATTATTGTGTTTTCCTTTACTTTAGGCCGGTATACCTTGAGCCTCCAAGAAGTCATCACCACCTTTTTTTCTCCCATTACCGGGTCGACGGTGGATGTGACCTTAAAAAATGTGGTTTTTCAGGCGCGGCTGCCGCGTATTCTGGTAGCGGTGCTGATCGGCAGCGGGCTGTCTGTAGCCGGCGCTGCCTATCAGGGTATTTTCCGCAACCCCATGGTGTCGCCGGATCTGCTGGGAGCCTCGGCCGGGGCGGGTTTCGGCGCGGCGGTTGCCATCCTGTTTTCCTTCAGCTATTTTGAAATTCAAGTCACCTCATTTTTCTTCGGCATCATCGCAGTGTTTTTGTCTTTCGGCATTTCTTCCGTTATCAGCCGCGACAGCAATAACGTTCTGTCGCTGGTCCTGACGGGAATGGTGGTCAGTTCCCTGTTCCAGGCCTTTATTTCCCTGATTAAGTACCTGGCCGATCCCAATAATACCTTGCCTGCCATTACGTTTTGGCTGATGGGCGGCCTTTCCTCCGTGGTTGTTTCGAAAATCCCGCTGCTTTTAGTGCCGATTCTCATTGGCGGGATTCCGCTGTTTTTGCTGCGCTGGCGGATAAATACCCTGTCCTTTGGCGATGAGGAAGCCCGGATGTTGGGGATCAACCCGAAACGCCTGCGGATTATTATCATCCTGTGCGCCACGATGATCACGGCGGCCTGCGTCGCCACCGGCGGCATGATCAGCTGGGTCGGCCTGGTTATCCCCCATTTGGCGCGAATGATCGTCGGCCCTAATTATAAGCGCCTGATTCCGGCATCCTGCCTGCTGGGGGGAGCCTTTCTGCTGGTGGTGGACGACATTGCCCGGAGCCTGATTACCTCGGAAATTCCCCTGAGCATTTTGACCTCGGTCATTGGCGCTCCGTTTTTTCTCTATCTTCTGCTGCGGGGGAGGAAAGGATGGCTATGA
- a CDS encoding ABC transporter ATP-binding protein, giving the protein MMLEVKNLSCGYGQKQVLENVSFSADSGQILCLLGPNGVGKTTLFKAILGIIKLQSGRILLDGRPQDKLSIGEIARLVAYVPQYHTPPFPFTVREVVSTGRTAHIGRFSSPGKRDEAIVDQALEALHITDLADQIYTQISGGERQMVMIARALAQQPKIMVLDEPTSNLDFGNQIKVLEEIKRLAGQGLCIVMTTHFPNHAFICQATVLLIQRNREIRIGSSDEIITEQNIKDAYGVDSRITSVLDNRGNPVKDCVPLANA; this is encoded by the coding sequence ATGATGTTAGAAGTAAAAAACCTATCCTGCGGCTATGGCCAAAAGCAGGTGCTGGAAAATGTCAGCTTCTCGGCGGACAGCGGCCAGATCTTATGCCTGCTCGGACCGAACGGGGTCGGCAAAACAACGCTGTTCAAGGCGATTTTAGGAATCATCAAGCTTCAGTCCGGACGGATATTGCTGGACGGACGGCCGCAGGATAAGCTGTCCATCGGCGAGATTGCCCGGCTGGTAGCCTATGTTCCCCAGTATCATACGCCCCCGTTTCCTTTCACGGTCCGGGAGGTGGTGTCAACGGGCAGGACGGCGCATATCGGACGCTTTTCCTCGCCGGGAAAACGGGATGAGGCCATCGTGGATCAGGCCCTGGAAGCGCTGCATATCACTGACCTGGCCGATCAGATCTATACCCAGATCAGCGGCGGGGAGCGGCAAATGGTGATGATTGCCCGCGCCCTGGCCCAGCAGCCCAAGATTATGGTTTTGGATGAACCCACCTCCAACCTGGACTTCGGCAATCAAATCAAGGTGCTGGAAGAGATCAAACGCTTGGCCGGGCAAGGACTTTGTATTGTGATGACCACCCATTTTCCCAATCATGCCTTTATTTGCCAGGCCACAGTCTTATTGATCCAACGGAACCGGGAAATCCGGATTGGCAGCAGCGACGAAATTATTACCGAACAAAATATCAAGGATGCTTACGGCGTTGATTCGCGCATCACTTCTGTTTTGGATAACCGGGGTAATCCGGTCAAAGACTGCGTCCCCTTGGCCAATGCCTAA